The Longimicrobiaceae bacterium nucleotide sequence CCGCAGGCGGCGCAGGAACCGCCGCCTCCACCGCACCATGGTGGACCTCCTCCTCAACGCGATCACCTCCGGGGACGCCGCCACCGCGCGGCACTCCCGGCGCGTCGCCAACCTGACCGACGCGCTGGCGGAGCCGCTCGGTCTGGGCCGCGAGGAGCGCGCCACGCTGCGGGTGGCCTCGCTGCTGCACGACATGGGGAAGATCGACGACCGCTTCTTCGACATCGTGCACTCCCACGGCTCGCTCGACGACCGGCAGCGCAACGAGATCCGGAACCACCCGCACGAGAGCGCCCACATCCTGGAGCCGATGGAGCGGATCCACCCCGGGATCACCGCCATGGTGTCGTCGCACCACGAGTGCTGGGACGGGAGCGGCTACCCGGAGGGTCTCCGGGGGAAGGAGATCCCCCTGGGGGCGCGGCTCATCGCCGTGGCCGACGTCTTCGACGCCCTCAGCCAGCCGCGCCCCTACCGCGGCCCGCTCCCCGCCGACGAGGTGCGGAAGCAGATCCGCCAGGGGGCGGGGCGGCACTTCGACCCGCGCATCGTCGCCCTGGTGGAGCGCCCGCGGGTGTGGGCGCGGTGGACCGAGGTCGCCCGCCGGGGGTGCGACGAGGAGTCGCGCGCCATGCGCAGGGAGGACCAGGTGTCTACCTGACCCTCGCTCAGGCCCGCCGCTCCAGCACGGCCCGGATCCCGTGGCGCGGGCGGAGCGTGATGGTCGGCTCCATCTCCACGGGGTGGCCCGGGACGGGGCGCACCCGCCAGCGCCGGGCGAGCGTCGCCAGCACCAGGATCCCCTCCGCCCAGGCGAACCCCTCGCCGATGCACTTGCGCGGCCCCCCGCCGAAGGGGAAGTACGCGAAGCGCGGCTGCTCCGCCTCCCGCTCCGGGCTCCAGCGCCCCGGGTCGAAGCGGAGCGGGTCCGGCCACCAGCGCGCGTCGCGGTGCGTGATCCAGGGGCTCGTCAGCACGATGGAGCCCTCCTCCACCCGGTAGCCGCCGATCTCCATGTCGTGCAGCGGCTGCCGCCCGATCAGGTACGCCGGGGGGTAGAGGCGCATCGCCTCGGCCAGGACGGCGCGGGTGTATGGGAGCGCGGGGAG carries:
- a CDS encoding HD domain-containing phosphohydrolase, whose protein sequence is MLERWDARSFLGGALAAAGLMAVAWAGDARRRRRRNRRLHRTMVDLLLNAITSGDAATARHSRRVANLTDALAEPLGLGREERATLRVASLLHDMGKIDDRFFDIVHSHGSLDDRQRNEIRNHPHESAHILEPMERIHPGITAMVSSHHECWDGSGYPEGLRGKEIPLGARLIAVADVFDALSQPRPYRGPLPADEVRKQIRQGAGRHFDPRIVALVERPRVWARWTEVARRGCDEESRAMRREDQVST